The genomic interval CCGATGACATCACTGAACCCAACGATGAAAATTGGGAAACAAGTGATGGAACCGATTATTCGTCATATCGGCTTAAGTAAAGCTGAAGCGAAAAAACGTGCAGTCGAGTTGTTAAAACTCGTTGGCTTAAAACGTGTTGAAGAGCGCTTCAATGCATATCCCCATCAATTTTCAGGAGGTCAACGTCAACGTATCGTTATTGCGATGGCATTGGCATGTGAACCGAAAATTTTAATTGCCGATGAACCGACAACGGCACTTGATGTAACGATGCAAGCACAAATTTTAGACTTGATGAAAGAGCTTCAACAAAAAATTGATACGTCTATTATTTTTATCACGCACGATTTAGGTGTGGTGGCGAATGTGGCAGATCGTGTCGCAGTGATGTACGGCGGTCAAATGATTGAAACAGGCGATGTCAACGAAATTTTCTATGATCCAAAACATCCATACACATGGGGCTTACTCTCATCTATGCCAGATTTAGAAATGGCGGATGACACAGCATTGTTAGCTATCCCAGGTTCACCACCTGATTTAACACGTCCACCTAAAGGAGATGCCTTTGCGGCGCGTAGTGATTATGCTTTGGCGATTGATTTCAAAGAGGCGCCCCCATGGTTTAAAGTGTCACCAACACATTTTGTTCGTTCATGGTTGTTAGATGAGCGTGCACCTGAAGTTGAACCGCCAGAAATGGTAAAGCGTAAGCAGCGTCCAATGCCGAATAACTTTGCCAAACCAGAACGCGTAGAAAGGGTGTCGTTTAATGAATGAAAAAGAAGTATTAGTTGAAGTGAAAAATTTGAAGCAATATTTCAATCAAGGCAAACGCAATGAAGTTCGTGCGATTGAAGATATTTCTTTTAAAATTTTTAAAGGAGAAACTTTCGGACTTGTAGGCGAATCAGGTTCTGGTAAATCGACAACAGGTAAAGCGATTATCAAGTTGAACGATGTCACAGATGGACAGGTGCTTTACGAAGGGGTTAATATTCAAGAAATTAAAAAGCGTAAAGATTTATTGCAGTTTAATAAAAAGATTCAAATGATTTTCCAAGATCCATACGCATCATTGAATCCACGTTTAAAAGTAATGGATATTGTTGCGGAAGGGATTGATATTCACGGTTTAGCGAAAGACCGAAAAGATCGTAAAAAGCGTGTCTATGACTTGTTAGAAACTGTAGGGTTAAGAAAAAGTCACGCTAATCGTTATCCGCACGAATTCTCAGGGGGGCAACGTCAACGTATCGGGATTGCCCGTGCATTAGCGGTGGAACCTGAGTTTATTATTGCAGACGAACCGATTTCAGCATTAGACGTATCGATTCAAGCACAAGTCGTCAACTTAATGCAAAAATTACAACGTGAACGCAATATCACATTTTTGTTTATTGCTCATGATTTATCAATGGTGAAATACATCTCGGACCGAATTGCTGTCATGCATCTTGGACGAATTGTAGAACTTGGACCTGCTGATGAAATCTATCACAATCCGATTCACCCTTATACGAAGTCTTTATTATCTGCTGTCCCACAACCTGATCCAGAAAGTGAACGTACAAGAACACGTGTCGCATATGAAGAGGATCATACGAAAAATGATCACCGTCGATTAGTGGAGTGCGCGAAAGATCATTATGTGTTTGCGACAGAAGAAGAATTGAAACAATATCAAACGGAACACCAATCAGTCGGTGTATAAAGACGGGAAGGGGGAATCACAATTGAAAAAGCAGCATAGATTAAAATTATTCATCACATCTGTTTTATCAGTACTCGTATTAGCAGCATGTGGTAACAATGGTGGGATTTATAGTGACGAAGGACAAGTATTTCGTAAAGTGATTGCGCAAGATATGTCCTCACTCGATACAGCTAAAGTAACAGACTCAGTAAGCTTCGATAAATTTAATCAAGTCTATGAAGGGTTGTATACTTTAGATAAAAATGATAATGCAGTACCGGGTGTCGCGAAAGGTCAACCGAAAATTTCTGACGATGGCAAAACGTGGACGATTGAACTGCGTAAAAATGCGAAATGGTCGAACGGAGATCCTGTGACAGCACACGATTTCGTCTTCTCATGGCGTCGTGTGCTAGATCCAGATACAGCTTCAGAGTATGCGTATATTATGTATGACTTGAAAAATGCTGAACAAATTAACATGGGTAAAAAGAAACCTTCAGAACTCGGTGTGAAGGCGCTAGACGACTATACTTTACAATTTGAATTGGAAAAACCGATTCCATATTATAAAGAAATGTTAGCGTTCGGTACGTTTTTACCTCAAAATGAAAAAGTCGTGAAAAAATTTGGTGATCGCTACGGTACAACAGCTGAAAAAGCGGTTTATAATGGTCCATTTAAAGTGAAACAATGGGCAGTAGAAGATAAAATTTTATTAGTTAAAAATGACAAGTATTGGGATAAAGATGTCGTCAAACTTGATAAAATTAACTATAAAGTGTTAAAAGACGGTCAAGCAGGTGCGTCACTGTACGATACAGAATCCGTCGATGATACGACGATTTCATCAGAGCAGGTGGATAAATATAAAGGAACACCAGCATTACAAAAACGTTTACTTGCGGCGACATTCTATTTGAAACTCAACCAAGATAAAGTGCCAGCATTTAAAAATAAAGATATGCGTCTTGCGTTGGCAAAAGCGGTCGATAAAAAAGCTTACGTTGATGCAGTACTCAACAATGGTTCTGCGCCAAGTGATGGCTTTACATCAAAACAAACAGCCAAAGATCCAAATGGCGAAGATTATACTGATCAAATTAAATCACCATTAAAGTACAATCCAGATGAAGCAAAAGCACACTTTGAAAATGCGAAAAAAGCTTTAGGTCAAAGCGAATTCACGTTTAAAATGAATACAGATGATACACCAGCGAACAAAATTTCCGCTGAATTTATTAAAGCGCAAATTGAGAAAAACTTGCCAGGTGTTACAATTA from Staphylococcus sp. MI 10-1553 carries:
- a CDS encoding ABC transporter ATP-binding protein; the protein is MSERVLEINDLHVSFDIEAGEVQAVRGVDLYLDKGETLAIVGESGSGKSVTTKAITKLFQGQTGRIKNGSIIFNGEDLTQKSEKELMKLRGKEISMIFQDPMTSLNPTMKIGKQVMEPIIRHIGLSKAEAKKRAVELLKLVGLKRVEERFNAYPHQFSGGQRQRIVIAMALACEPKILIADEPTTALDVTMQAQILDLMKELQQKIDTSIIFITHDLGVVANVADRVAVMYGGQMIETGDVNEIFYDPKHPYTWGLLSSMPDLEMADDTALLAIPGSPPDLTRPPKGDAFAARSDYALAIDFKEAPPWFKVSPTHFVRSWLLDERAPEVEPPEMVKRKQRPMPNNFAKPERVERVSFNE
- a CDS encoding ABC transporter ATP-binding protein is translated as MNEKEVLVEVKNLKQYFNQGKRNEVRAIEDISFKIFKGETFGLVGESGSGKSTTGKAIIKLNDVTDGQVLYEGVNIQEIKKRKDLLQFNKKIQMIFQDPYASLNPRLKVMDIVAEGIDIHGLAKDRKDRKKRVYDLLETVGLRKSHANRYPHEFSGGQRQRIGIARALAVEPEFIIADEPISALDVSIQAQVVNLMQKLQRERNITFLFIAHDLSMVKYISDRIAVMHLGRIVELGPADEIYHNPIHPYTKSLLSAVPQPDPESERTRTRVAYEEDHTKNDHRRLVECAKDHYVFATEEELKQYQTEHQSVGV
- a CDS encoding peptide ABC transporter substrate-binding protein, which produces MKKQHRLKLFITSVLSVLVLAACGNNGGIYSDEGQVFRKVIAQDMSSLDTAKVTDSVSFDKFNQVYEGLYTLDKNDNAVPGVAKGQPKISDDGKTWTIELRKNAKWSNGDPVTAHDFVFSWRRVLDPDTASEYAYIMYDLKNAEQINMGKKKPSELGVKALDDYTLQFELEKPIPYYKEMLAFGTFLPQNEKVVKKFGDRYGTTAEKAVYNGPFKVKQWAVEDKILLVKNDKYWDKDVVKLDKINYKVLKDGQAGASLYDTESVDDTTISSEQVDKYKGTPALQKRLLAATFYLKLNQDKVPAFKNKDMRLALAKAVDKKAYVDAVLNNGSAPSDGFTSKQTAKDPNGEDYTDQIKSPLKYNPDEAKAHFENAKKALGQSEFTFKMNTDDTPANKISAEFIKAQIEKNLPGVTIKIQQLPFKQRVAREQSGNYDISISGWGPDYPDAMTYLYIMTTGNASNNTGWSNKEYDQKIKDANGPLLSDVKKRNQTLVDAEELLLAEAPIAPIYQKGEAHLTNPQVKNLYYHNFAGDTTLKYAYIDKSIDRETGKKKEK